The following coding sequences are from one Actinomycetota bacterium window:
- a CDS encoding potassium channel family protein, with amino-acid sequence MDQPGGAPAGGHVVLCGLNELGYRTLEELVRLGVEVVVVVRSPAEELARGARELGATLVPGNYRDQAVLAAAGVAAARALVVTEDDDVGNLHAALAAQELNPALRMRLRMFNRELGRRVEALFEDCQVFDSAALAVPAFVSAALLQDWQQRVEVAGRTLVVRRAAATDPGVLLPLARVHPDGAAELFPDGGQELLCLSWAPGNRRTRRPERPPVEHPGRVAAAWTVLLGADIRLRVMTAIVLGLTVTGIAIFWWFSEQDLDLIDAIYFTVTIMTTTGFGDIHLRNAPPPLQLYGVALMLSGTAALAILFALITDALISARLARVLGANIPRGLHDHVIVCGLGNIGYRMVEQLHELGVPLVAAELHESNRYLPAVRRLGVPVLVADIRLPETLQTLHVERARSVVVVTSSDIVNLETALNVQALNPEVRVVQRLFDPDLAARVERAFGIHISRSPSALAAPAFAAAAAGEHVLATIAVGAAVLGVVRLRVAPGCRVQGHTVAELEAASNSRVLLLDDGAGTTWRPRGTTRLDAGVELVVVIPRGELGRVLAWTETDVHATPDPSPS; translated from the coding sequence ATGGACCAACCGGGAGGGGCCCCGGCCGGCGGGCACGTGGTGCTGTGCGGCCTCAACGAGCTCGGCTACCGGACGCTCGAGGAGCTGGTGCGCCTCGGGGTCGAGGTCGTCGTGGTCGTGCGGTCGCCGGCCGAGGAGCTGGCCAGGGGGGCCAGGGAGCTCGGCGCCACCCTGGTGCCGGGCAACTACCGCGACCAGGCGGTGCTGGCCGCGGCCGGGGTGGCGGCGGCCCGGGCCCTGGTCGTCACCGAGGACGACGACGTCGGCAACCTGCACGCCGCCCTGGCCGCCCAGGAGCTGAACCCGGCCCTGCGGATGCGGCTGCGGATGTTCAACCGCGAGCTGGGCCGCCGGGTCGAGGCGCTGTTCGAGGACTGCCAGGTGTTCGACTCGGCCGCCCTGGCCGTGCCCGCGTTCGTGTCGGCGGCGCTGCTCCAGGACTGGCAGCAGCGGGTCGAGGTGGCCGGCCGGACCCTGGTCGTGCGGCGGGCCGCCGCCACGGATCCCGGCGTGCTGCTGCCGTTGGCCCGGGTCCACCCGGACGGCGCGGCCGAGCTGTTCCCCGACGGCGGCCAGGAGCTGCTCTGCCTGTCCTGGGCGCCCGGCAACCGCCGGACCAGGCGCCCGGAGCGGCCGCCGGTGGAGCACCCCGGCCGGGTCGCCGCCGCCTGGACGGTGCTGCTCGGGGCCGACATCCGCCTGCGGGTCATGACGGCCATCGTCCTCGGGCTGACCGTGACCGGCATCGCCATCTTCTGGTGGTTCTCGGAGCAGGACCTCGACCTGATCGACGCCATCTACTTCACGGTCACGATCATGACCACCACCGGCTTCGGCGACATCCACCTGCGCAACGCCCCGCCGCCGCTGCAGCTCTACGGCGTCGCCCTGATGCTGTCGGGCACGGCCGCCCTGGCCATCCTGTTCGCGCTGATCACCGACGCGCTGATCAGCGCCCGGCTGGCCCGCGTCCTGGGCGCCAACATCCCCCGCGGGCTGCACGACCACGTGATCGTCTGCGGGCTCGGCAACATCGGCTACCGGATGGTGGAGCAGCTCCACGAGCTGGGCGTGCCACTGGTCGCCGCCGAGCTGCACGAGAGCAACCGCTACCTGCCGGCGGTGCGCCGCCTCGGCGTCCCGGTGCTGGTGGCCGACATCCGCCTGCCCGAGACGCTCCAGACCCTGCACGTCGAGCGGGCCCGCTCGGTGGTGGTGGTCACCTCCAGCGACATCGTCAACCTCGAGACGGCCCTGAACGTGCAGGCCCTCAACCCCGAGGTCCGGGTGGTGCAGCGGCTGTTCGACCCCGACCTGGCCGCCCGGGTCGAGCGGGCCTTCGGCATCCACATCTCCCGCAGCCCCTCGGCCCTGGCCGCCCCCGCGTTCGCGGCCGCCGCCGCCGGCGAGCACGTCCTGGCCACGATCGCCGTCGGGGCGGCGGTGCTGGGCGTTGTCCGGCTGCGGGTGGCCCCCGGCTGCCGGGTCCAGGGCCACACGGTGGCCGAGCTGGAGGCCGCCTCCAACAGCCGGGTCCTGCTGCTGGACGACGGCGCCGGCACCACCTGGCGGCCCCGGGGGACGACCCGGCTGGACGCCGGCGTCGAGCTGGTCGTGGTCATCCCCCGCGGCGAGCTGGGCCGCGTCCTCGCCTGGACCGAGACCGACGTCCACGCCACCCCCGACCCCAGCCCCTCATGA
- a CDS encoding SRPBCC family protein, translating into MTTSIPRLLGYAAGGAAVAAAGYVGLVTGACPVDLGVGRRTRPLGPQRVEMAAPRELVFDLIAEPYLGRTARAMADKLWVLERGGDMALAAHFTPLGGRLGLVAQTVETVRFTRPERVDFRLVRGPVPHVVEAFVLTEAAGGTATTLAYDGEIGADLWRAGQWWCELVARRWEQAVASSLAGVKAEAERRASASTRPPVTGR; encoded by the coding sequence ATGACCACCTCGATCCCTCGGCTGCTCGGCTACGCCGCCGGCGGCGCCGCCGTGGCGGCGGCCGGGTACGTCGGGCTGGTCACCGGCGCCTGCCCGGTCGACCTGGGGGTCGGCCGGCGCACCCGGCCGCTCGGCCCGCAGCGGGTCGAGATGGCCGCCCCCCGCGAGCTGGTCTTCGACCTCATCGCCGAGCCCTACCTGGGCCGCACCGCGCGGGCGATGGCCGACAAGCTCTGGGTGCTGGAACGCGGCGGCGACATGGCGCTCGCGGCCCACTTCACCCCCCTGGGCGGGCGGCTCGGCCTGGTCGCCCAGACGGTCGAGACGGTCCGCTTCACCCGGCCCGAGCGGGTCGACTTCCGGCTGGTCCGCGGACCGGTGCCCCATGTCGTGGAGGCGTTCGTGCTCACCGAGGCGGCGGGCGGCACGGCGACCACGCTGGCCTACGACGGGGAGATCGGCGCCGACCTGTGGCGGGCGGGACAGTGGTGGTGCGAGCTGGTCGCCCGACGCTGGGAGCAGGCCGTCGCCAGCTCCCTGGCCGGGGTGAAGGCCGAGGCCGAACGGCGCGCCTCGGCGTCTACCCGACCTCCGGTGACTGGCCGCTGA
- a CDS encoding cyclic nucleotide-binding domain-containing protein yields the protein MRIESSVTSVSWIPREAIEGMVKLPFELGVAHYDLPPPDRLDDLEGLLAASAIRFANELRAYIEVDDDGRITGHGYLGRGHMGHTRMRLAGIGLTFPGISYPDLRGEPEVGDGVVRFTQTAGGQPGMPSPRRVRRRPYLQVSGPVVWSTLALSIRADGSASFEVVGASSFPRHWIYGHDGTLQAKTGLIDFDTWYRESFGERNPWGDEESPTVVTAVESQLERELSAIIIGSDPPFRRLREGAALVEQGELGDELFLLFDGVLAVEQDGAQVAEVGPGAILGEMALLEGGRRTATLRAVTRCRVAVVPGDRVDRTALAEVARRRRNG from the coding sequence GTGAGGATCGAGTCCTCGGTGACCTCCGTGTCCTGGATCCCCAGGGAAGCCATCGAGGGGATGGTCAAGCTCCCGTTCGAGCTGGGCGTGGCCCACTACGACCTGCCCCCGCCCGACCGGCTCGACGACCTGGAGGGCCTGCTCGCCGCCAGCGCCATCCGCTTCGCCAACGAGCTGCGGGCCTACATCGAGGTCGACGACGACGGCCGCATCACCGGCCACGGGTACCTGGGCCGGGGCCACATGGGCCACACCCGGATGCGGCTGGCCGGGATCGGCCTGACCTTCCCCGGCATCAGCTACCCCGACCTGCGCGGCGAGCCCGAGGTCGGCGACGGCGTGGTCCGGTTCACCCAGACCGCCGGCGGCCAGCCGGGCATGCCGTCGCCCCGGCGGGTCCGGCGGCGGCCCTACCTCCAGGTCTCGGGGCCGGTGGTGTGGTCGACGCTGGCCCTGTCGATCCGCGCCGACGGCTCGGCCAGCTTCGAGGTCGTCGGGGCCAGCTCGTTCCCGCGCCACTGGATCTACGGCCACGACGGCACCCTCCAGGCCAAGACCGGCCTGATCGACTTCGACACCTGGTACCGGGAGTCGTTCGGGGAGAGGAACCCCTGGGGCGACGAGGAGTCGCCGACGGTGGTCACGGCCGTGGAGTCCCAGCTGGAGCGGGAGCTGTCGGCCATCATCATCGGCTCCGACCCGCCGTTCCGGCGCCTGCGCGAGGGCGCGGCCCTGGTGGAGCAGGGCGAGCTCGGCGACGAGCTGTTCCTGCTCTTCGACGGGGTCCTGGCCGTCGAGCAGGACGGCGCTCAGGTGGCCGAGGTCGGCCCCGGCGCCATCCTGGGCGAGATGGCCCTGCTCGAGGGCGGGCGCCGGACGGCCACCCTGCGGGCCGTGACCCGCTGCCGGGTGGCGGTCGTGCCCGGCGACCGGGTGGACCGGACGGCCCTGGCCGAGGTGGCCAGGCGCCGCCGCAACGGCTGA